From the Bdellovibrionales bacterium genome, the window GGTCAAGTTCGGACACGCACGAATAACTCTGGAGGAATTCAGGGTGGAATTTCGAACGGTATGGATATTTATTTTCGTGTCGGATTTAAACCCGTGGCGACGATTATGAAAAAGCAAACCAGCATCGATAAGAGTGGTAAAAGCCTGGAGTTGGCTGGGCGCGGTCGCCATGATCCCTGTGTGGTTCCGCGAGCGGTAGTTATTGTTGAAGCCATGGCGGCCTTGACTGTGGCAGATCATTTGTTGCGACAAAGGTCGGCGAGAATATAATGGAGGAGAGTTGGCTGAGGATATGCGATTGAGGCGAGAAAGTGAAAATTGAAAAAAAGCCAAAAATTGGGATCCAGGGCATTCGCGCTGCCTTTCACGATGCAGCGGCCCGTGAGTATTTCTCGCATCTTCCCATCGAATTAGTTGAATGTTCTTCATTTAGGCGTTTGGCCGAGGCTTTGCAGGGGAGTGAAACCGATTTTAACGTGATGGCAATAGAGAATTCCTTGGCCGGAAGCATTTTGCCGAACTATCAGTTACTTGAAAAGTTTCGATCACAAATCGTCGGTGAGGTTTACTTGCGCATTGAACTGAATTTAATGGCATTGCCAGGTCAGACAATCGAAGATGTATTTGTTGTCCAGTCGCATCCCATGGCGCTTTTGCAATGCGAGGATTTTCTTGCTAACTATCCTCACCTGCAGGTCTTGGAAGGTCCTGATACAGCTGAAAGTGCAAGGCGAATTGCCGTTGATCAGATGCCCGGACACGCGGCGATTGCCGGCAAAGGCGCAGCCGAAGTCTACGGTTTAGAGATAATAAAAGCGGGAATTGAAACGAATAAATTGAATTACACTCGCTTTTTAGTCTTAGCCAATAAGAGAGAGGATTTGCGTGACTGGGGTCTGCCAGTTGTTAACTCTGATAAAGCCTCTCTGCGCTTCGAAATCGCACACGAGCCAGGTAGTCTGCTAAAAGTTTTAAAAATCTTTGAAATGCGCAATCTGAATATGACAAAGCTGCAATCGGTGCCCGTATTGGGCCGACCTTATGAATATTCCTTTCATGTGGACCTTGAGTTTCTGGATATAGTTGATTATCAGTTGGCTTTGAATGAGTTAAAAGCCAACACCATTAATTTGATTCAATTTGGCGATTACAAACGAAGTGAGAGACCTTGGCTATGAACCTTACCGTGATTGGTTTAGGATTAATCGGAGGATCGCTGGCTCTTGATCTTAGGGCAAAAGGCTTGGCAGCAAGTGTTGTTGGCGTTGATGTAAATCTTGAGCATTGTCGATTGGCACTGAACCGCGGTATCGTCGACAGAATTGCGCCACTAGAGGAAGCCTTGAGGGGCTCCGATATGGTGGTGTTGGCGATTCCAGTCGATAAGATCATTTCACTTTTACCAGATGTTTTAGACAGGGTAAGTGCTGAGACCACCGTCTCTGACATGGGCTCGACCAAGAAGGCAATTTGCGGACTTGTGGCGGGGCATTCAAAAAGATCTCAATTTGTAGCCGCTCACCCCATGGCCGGCACGGAACATTCTGGGCCTGCGGCTGCGCTGCGTGGCTTGTTTGCGAATCGTTCTGCCGTGATTTGTGAAGCGGAGCAATCCGCGTCATGCCATTTGCGTCGAGTTGACGAGATGTTTGAAGTCTTGCAGATGAAGAGGGTCTACATGTCGGCGGATGAGCATGATTTGCACACGGCATTTATCTCTCACCTATCCCACGCGATTTCATTTGTTTTGGCAAACACGGTGCTCAATAAGGAAAATAGCGTCAGCACTATCTTTGATCTGGCTAGCGGAGGATTTGAATCCACCTCACGCCTGGCAAAAAGCTCGTCGGCCATGTGGCTGCCAATTTTTGAACAGAACCGCGAACACGTGCTTTCGGCGCTGGAGGCTTATATGGAAAATTTGAGAATATTTCAGCAGTCGCTGTTGAATAAGAGCTTTGATGAAACAAAGGCCTTAATGGAAAATGCGAATGGCATACGCCGAGTTTTACAGAATATTCGGCAGGCCAGTCGTGGTGTGGTCCATGAGTAAAGTTCGTAAAAAAAGAAAGGCCCTTAAAGTTTCTAAGTCCTCTAAGTCTCATAAGGCCTCTAAGGCTTCTAAGTCTCATAAGTCCTCTGAGTCTCATAAGGCCTCTAAGACTTCGAAGGATTCGTTCGACCGCCGCTTGCGGCTCTTGCGCCGGGACATCGATAGGGTTGATCGGCAGGTTTTGGCGGCTTTGCAGCGGAGATTTCGGATCGTTGCAAAGGTCGGTCATTTGAAAAGACAGGGTCGTCGCAGCATTGTCCAGAATCAGCGGGAGGTCGAGGTCTTGCGTAACCGCTCTCAGATTGGTGCAAATGTGGGCCTTCGAAAAAGTTTTATTCGTGGAATTTTTGAAATGATATTGGCGGAGGCTGCTTTTCAGCAGAAAAAGGCGCCCTCTTTAAAAAAATCACGTCGCAATGAAGTGAAAGTGAAAGGTCAGTAAAATGAACCAGGCTTTATGGACGCCGCGAAGTTGGCGTGACAAAAAAATATCACAGATGCCTGATTATCCCGATCCTGGAAAGTTGGCGGAAGTGGAAGCAAGGTTGGCCGTTTACCCGCCGCTGGTGTTTGCCGGCGAGGCTCGTTGCCTCAAAGAGCGTTTGGCCGAGGTTGGTCAAGGTGATGCCATTTTACTTCAGGGTGGCGATTGCGCAGAAAGCTTTAATGAGTTTCGTGCGAATACCATTCGTGATACGTTTCGAGTGCTCTTACAGATGGCGGTGATTTTAACCTACGTTAAGAAAAAACCGGTCATCAAAGTGGGACGGCTGGCTGGGCAATTTGCTAAACCTCGCAGCAGTGATGTAGAGATTCGAGATGGAGTGAAGCTCCCGTGTTATCGAGGAGATATTATCAACGGAAGTGATTTTGATCCGATCACACGAACGCCAGATCCGGCACGTATGGAGCGGGCCTATGTGCAGGCTGCCGCCACATTAAATCTTCTCCGCGCATTTTCCCATGGTGGATATGCCGACCTGAAACAAGTCCATGCTTGGAATCTTGATTTTGTGAAAACAAACACGGCCCAGAGCAGCCTTTACGAGGACATTGCCGGTCGTCTGGACGAGGCCCTGGCTTTTATGAAAGCCTGTGGCATTACCAATGAAAACACTCCACAGATTCATCAGGTCGAGTTTTACACTTCCCATGAGGCTTTGTTGCTACCTTATGAACAGGCCCTAACTCGGCGGGATAGCACCACAGCTAGACCTGAGCAGGATTATGAAGGTGACTGGTATGATTGTTCAGCGCATCTCCTTTGGATTGGTGATCGCACCAGAGAGCCCGACGGAGCTCACGTTGAATTTTTGCGTGGAGTGAACAACCCCATTGCGGTAAAGTGCGGGCCCTCATTGACCACCAATGAACTGTCACGCCTGATGGATATTCTCAACCCGCGAAATGAGATGGGACGCTTGACCCTTATTTCGAGGATGGGTTTTGAAAAAATCGATGAGTTTTTGCCGAAACTGATTCAGCATGTTCAGAAGGAGGGTCGCCAGGTTGTTTGGTGTTGTGACCCCATGCACGGCAATACAATTACGGCAAAGAATGGTTACAAAACGCGGGCTTTCGGCGCGATCATTTCTGAAGTCAAAAAATTCTTCAAGATTCATGAATCCTTTGGGACCGTGGCTGGTGGAGTGCACTTTGAGTTGACAGGTAGAGACGTCATTGAGTGCATTGGCGGGGATCAGGCCATTTTGGAAGAGCACCTAGCGGAGGGGCTTTACGAAACGCTTTGCGACCCACGACTCAACGCAAGTCAGGCGTTGGAGCTGGCTTTTCAGATTAGCAAATAAATTACACTTTGTATCGGAGATCGAGGGCCGAATACAAATTTCTAGTGTTTAGGTGAGATTTGTTACATAACTCGGTAAACTCATTGAAGTCGGTCTCTCTTCTCGCGGTGAAATTCCGATATCTCAATCAATGAAATACCAATCGAAATACCAAATTTAAGTTCATATAGATCGTACCTCTCGAAATATTCGCCAATCAAGGATATGCTCAAGGTGCGCAAAAATGAAT encodes:
- a CDS encoding chorismate mutase — protein: MSKVRKKRKALKVSKSSKSHKASKASKSHKSSESHKASKTSKDSFDRRLRLLRRDIDRVDRQVLAALQRRFRIVAKVGHLKRQGRRSIVQNQREVEVLRNRSQIGANVGLRKSFIRGIFEMILAEAAFQQKKAPSLKKSRRNEVKVKGQ
- a CDS encoding prephenate dehydratase; protein product: MKIEKKPKIGIQGIRAAFHDAAAREYFSHLPIELVECSSFRRLAEALQGSETDFNVMAIENSLAGSILPNYQLLEKFRSQIVGEVYLRIELNLMALPGQTIEDVFVVQSHPMALLQCEDFLANYPHLQVLEGPDTAESARRIAVDQMPGHAAIAGKGAAEVYGLEIIKAGIETNKLNYTRFLVLANKREDLRDWGLPVVNSDKASLRFEIAHEPGSLLKVLKIFEMRNLNMTKLQSVPVLGRPYEYSFHVDLEFLDIVDYQLALNELKANTINLIQFGDYKRSERPWL
- a CDS encoding prephenate dehydrogenase is translated as MNLTVIGLGLIGGSLALDLRAKGLAASVVGVDVNLEHCRLALNRGIVDRIAPLEEALRGSDMVVLAIPVDKIISLLPDVLDRVSAETTVSDMGSTKKAICGLVAGHSKRSQFVAAHPMAGTEHSGPAAALRGLFANRSAVICEAEQSASCHLRRVDEMFEVLQMKRVYMSADEHDLHTAFISHLSHAISFVLANTVLNKENSVSTIFDLASGGFESTSRLAKSSSAMWLPIFEQNREHVLSALEAYMENLRIFQQSLLNKSFDETKALMENANGIRRVLQNIRQASRGVVHE
- a CDS encoding 3-deoxy-7-phosphoheptulonate synthase class II is translated as MNQALWTPRSWRDKKISQMPDYPDPGKLAEVEARLAVYPPLVFAGEARCLKERLAEVGQGDAILLQGGDCAESFNEFRANTIRDTFRVLLQMAVILTYVKKKPVIKVGRLAGQFAKPRSSDVEIRDGVKLPCYRGDIINGSDFDPITRTPDPARMERAYVQAAATLNLLRAFSHGGYADLKQVHAWNLDFVKTNTAQSSLYEDIAGRLDEALAFMKACGITNENTPQIHQVEFYTSHEALLLPYEQALTRRDSTTARPEQDYEGDWYDCSAHLLWIGDRTREPDGAHVEFLRGVNNPIAVKCGPSLTTNELSRLMDILNPRNEMGRLTLISRMGFEKIDEFLPKLIQHVQKEGRQVVWCCDPMHGNTITAKNGYKTRAFGAIISEVKKFFKIHESFGTVAGGVHFELTGRDVIECIGGDQAILEEHLAEGLYETLCDPRLNASQALELAFQISK